Proteins encoded in a region of the Oscillospiraceae bacterium MB24-C1 genome:
- a CDS encoding ABC transporter ATP-binding protein produces MLKILDVYKTFNPGTINEKVALNGVDLHLNVGDFCTVIGGNGAGKSTALNAVAGVWPVDQGAIVLDGQNITGVPEHKRAVYLGRVFQDPMTGTAATMEIQENLALASRRGKCRTLGWGISRREKEKYHELLKILDLGLENRLTAKVGLLSGGQRQALTLLMATLQQPKLLLLDEHTAALDPKTAEKVLRVTDQIITKNNLTALMVTHNMKDAIAHGNRLIMMHEGKVILDIKGEEKKKLTVADLMHKFEVVSGKEFANDKAILA; encoded by the coding sequence GTGTTAAAAATATTAGATGTTTACAAGACATTTAATCCTGGTACCATTAATGAAAAAGTTGCTTTAAACGGAGTTGACCTGCATCTTAACGTTGGTGATTTCTGCACCGTTATCGGCGGCAATGGTGCCGGTAAATCGACGGCGCTAAATGCTGTTGCAGGGGTGTGGCCTGTTGATCAAGGCGCAATAGTTCTAGATGGTCAAAACATTACCGGCGTACCGGAACATAAAAGAGCAGTTTACCTGGGGCGTGTTTTTCAAGACCCTATGACAGGGACTGCTGCAACCATGGAAATTCAGGAAAACCTTGCATTGGCTTCCCGCCGCGGCAAGTGTCGCACATTGGGTTGGGGTATCTCTAGGCGGGAAAAGGAAAAGTATCATGAGCTTTTAAAAATTTTAGATTTGGGACTGGAAAATCGTTTGACGGCTAAAGTTGGGTTGTTGTCCGGTGGTCAGCGGCAGGCGCTGACATTGCTGATGGCTACATTGCAGCAGCCAAAGCTATTACTTTTGGACGAACATACCGCCGCACTTGATCCTAAAACCGCTGAAAAAGTGCTTCGTGTTACGGACCAGATCATTACCAAAAACAATTTAACGGCTTTAATGGTTACACACAACATGAAAGATGCAATTGCCCATGGCAATCGTCTGATCATGATGCACGAGGGCAAGGTCATTTTAGACATTAAAGGCGAAGAAAAGAAAAAGCTAACAGTAGCTGATTTAATGCATAAATTTGAAGTTGTGTCCGGTAAAGAATTTGCTAACGATAAAGCCATACTGGCATAG
- a CDS encoding ABC transporter permease, whose protein sequence is MNYFATLNPLNLLNAIPGCIAQGLIWGIMALGVYVTFRLLDFADLTVDGSFATGGAVTVMLTLAGFPVPVALLIAVAAGLAAGLVTGLLHTALGIPPILSGILTQIALYSINLHIMGMAANQAISVQKYKLLISLMHVSKAILTAGLLAVVLITVLYWYFGTEQGCSIRATGCNPAMSKANSININFTKVLALSISNGIIGLAGGLMAQYQGFADVNMGRGAIVIGLAAVIIGEVFGGVLLRKFPNFALRMVFVVFGGVIYYIVVGVVLWLKLNSNDLKLFTAIIVAISLAVPHLQAKSKSSFRRTAKLSEAALKAMCNKGGQ, encoded by the coding sequence ATGAACTATTTTGCGACCCTTAACCCACTTAACCTTTTAAATGCCATTCCAGGCTGCATCGCGCAGGGACTGATCTGGGGTATTATGGCGCTTGGTGTTTATGTTACCTTTCGCTTGCTGGATTTTGCAGATTTAACTGTCGACGGATCTTTTGCGACTGGAGGCGCAGTCACTGTTATGCTAACGCTTGCCGGTTTTCCTGTGCCGGTCGCTCTACTTATTGCTGTGGCTGCGGGATTAGCAGCAGGCCTTGTCACCGGCTTGTTGCATACCGCATTGGGAATTCCGCCGATTCTTTCCGGTATTTTAACCCAGATAGCTTTGTACTCTATCAATTTGCATATCATGGGAATGGCTGCAAACCAAGCTATTAGTGTTCAAAAATATAAGCTGCTGATTTCTCTTATGCATGTTTCAAAGGCGATTTTGACCGCTGGTCTTTTGGCTGTTGTTCTAATTACGGTCTTATACTGGTATTTTGGCACCGAACAGGGCTGTTCAATTCGCGCTACCGGTTGCAACCCGGCTATGAGTAAAGCCAACAGCATAAACATAAACTTTACCAAGGTTTTGGCACTTTCAATTTCTAACGGTATTATCGGTTTAGCAGGTGGACTTATGGCACAGTATCAAGGCTTCGCGGACGTAAATATGGGACGCGGCGCCATCGTGATTGGTCTGGCGGCTGTTATCATCGGGGAGGTTTTCGGCGGTGTTTTGTTAAGAAAGTTCCCGAACTTTGCACTCCGTATGGTCTTTGTGGTGTTTGGCGGTGTTATTTATTACATTGTTGTCGGTGTAGTTCTTTGGCTGAAGCTAAATTCTAATGACCTAAAGCTTTTCACTGCAATAATTGTTGCTATTTCTCTGGCAGTTCCTCACCTTCAGGCGAAAAGCAAAAGTTCCTTTAGACGCACTGCAAAGTTGTCTGAGGCTGCTCTAAAAGCAATGTGCAATAAAGGGGGGCAGTAA
- a CDS encoding ABC transporter substrate-binding protein: MKKFLVLILAATVALSLVACGNTSGEAAASTKSPQASNAASTSNADTVFNIGICQLVQHEALDAATKGFKDALSEKLGDKVVFDEQNAAGDSTTCSTICNQFVSNNYDLILGNATPALQAAVSSTNTIPVLGTSITDYATALDIDNWTGVTGYNVSGTSDLAPLDKQAEMIKELFPNAKNIGILYCSAEANSKYQVETIGKYLTEMGYTLTEYTFADTNDVTAVAQNACLNSDVIYIPTDNTAASCTEAINNVAESAGIPVVCGEEGACKGCGIATLSIRYYDIGYTTGEMAYEILVNGADVSTMEVQYASETTYKYMPDRAEKLGVKIPGNYTAIESK, encoded by the coding sequence ATGAAAAAGTTTCTTGTTCTTATTCTGGCTGCGACAGTGGCATTGAGCCTAGTCGCCTGTGGCAATACCAGCGGTGAAGCCGCAGCTTCAACAAAGTCTCCGCAAGCGTCCAATGCAGCTAGCACTTCTAATGCCGACACCGTATTTAACATTGGTATATGCCAGTTGGTGCAGCATGAGGCTCTTGATGCTGCTACAAAAGGGTTTAAAGACGCACTATCTGAAAAGCTGGGCGATAAGGTTGTCTTTGACGAGCAAAACGCGGCCGGAGATTCCACAACGTGCTCCACTATTTGCAACCAGTTTGTTTCCAATAACTATGATCTGATACTTGGCAATGCGACACCGGCTTTACAGGCAGCTGTTTCCTCAACAAACACGATTCCGGTACTTGGAACTTCTATTACCGACTATGCCACTGCGCTGGATATTGATAATTGGACCGGTGTAACCGGATACAACGTTTCCGGTACGTCTGATTTGGCACCTCTGGATAAGCAGGCTGAAATGATTAAGGAGCTTTTTCCAAATGCGAAAAATATAGGGATTTTGTATTGCTCCGCAGAAGCAAACTCAAAGTATCAGGTTGAAACAATTGGGAAGTATCTGACTGAAATGGGATACACGTTGACTGAATACACTTTTGCCGACACCAACGACGTTACTGCTGTTGCCCAGAACGCTTGCTTAAACAGCGATGTTATCTATATTCCAACTGATAATACCGCTGCTTCTTGCACTGAAGCAATCAACAACGTTGCAGAATCTGCTGGTATTCCTGTTGTTTGTGGTGAAGAAGGTGCTTGCAAAGGCTGCGGTATTGCTACCTTGTCAATCAGATATTATGATATTGGCTACACAACAGGCGAGATGGCTTACGAAATCCTTGTAAACGGTGCGGATGTTTCTACAATGGAAGTCCAATATGCATCTGAAACTACTTATAAATATATGCCCGATCGCGCTGAAAAGCTCGGTGTTAAAATTCCCGGAAATTACACGGCTATTGAGAGCAAATAG
- a CDS encoding DctP family TRAP transporter solute-binding subunit: MNEPNKQYSSSFFSVFGVLAFSIFLIIITVVIRTQVMDGKSGDEKDVIYLRLAEIHSASYPSSLGAAEFSRLVSEKTDGRIKIELFCNGQLGTDEYAIAEQVQFGGIDFACVDTAALVDYAPILDILQLPYLIKSTEHLHKVLDSELGQKLLSSAEKNKIIGLAFYDEGQRIYCNSVRMVSRTIDLEGLRLGVPKNQIYSDMVELLGAQTVSLAYGDIYRSLQTGRINGLEHSLLNYISSRYYIEAKYITLDGHSMAPSILITGKDVFDTLSPEDQAIIREAAAQSVAVQRKAYSQAEIKAAKFLEGDKCEVVTNPWTTSMFTIQTAPIYDKYQHYAKEIGLIKSMK; encoded by the coding sequence GTGAACGAACCGAATAAGCAATATTCCAGTTCATTTTTTTCTGTATTTGGTGTTCTCGCGTTTTCAATTTTTTTAATCATAATCACCGTTGTAATAAGAACACAAGTGATGGACGGCAAATCGGGCGATGAAAAAGATGTTATTTATCTGCGCCTTGCAGAAATACATTCAGCAAGCTATCCTTCCTCGCTGGGCGCAGCGGAATTTTCCCGGCTGGTATCTGAAAAGACTGACGGAAGAATCAAAATTGAACTTTTCTGCAACGGTCAGCTTGGAACCGACGAATACGCTATCGCTGAGCAGGTGCAGTTTGGTGGAATAGATTTTGCGTGTGTGGATACCGCTGCGCTGGTGGATTATGCGCCGATACTGGATATTCTTCAGTTACCGTATCTCATAAAAAGCACGGAACATCTTCACAAGGTGCTCGATAGTGAGCTGGGGCAGAAGCTGTTATCATCGGCTGAAAAGAATAAAATAATTGGACTGGCCTTCTATGATGAAGGACAGCGCATCTATTGCAACTCGGTAAGGATGGTGAGCCGTACCATTGACTTAGAGGGATTGCGTCTTGGCGTTCCGAAAAATCAGATCTATTCCGACATGGTGGAGCTTCTGGGGGCGCAGACGGTGAGCCTCGCCTACGGCGACATATACCGTTCGTTGCAAACAGGGCGTATAAATGGCCTGGAACACAGTCTGCTAAATTATATAAGCAGCCGCTATTACATCGAGGCCAAGTATATTACGCTTGATGGGCACTCTATGGCGCCAAGCATACTCATAACTGGAAAAGATGTTTTTGATACGCTTTCGCCAGAGGATCAGGCGATAATACGCGAGGCTGCTGCACAGTCTGTGGCGGTTCAACGCAAAGCTTACAGCCAGGCGGAAATAAAAGCGGCAAAGTTTTTAGAGGGCGACAAATGCGAGGTGGTAACAAACCCCTGGACAACTTCGATGTTCACCATCCAAACTGCACCTATCTACGACAAATATCAGCATTATGCAAAAGAGATAGGGCTTATTAAATCAATGAAGTAA
- a CDS encoding response regulator, with the protein MYKLLIADDEAVEREALEDITHELFKEQFDIELAENGRSAVDIAEVFAPDIVIMDIKMPRMNGIDAAKLILEKYPDCKIIMLTGFTYFNYAKDSVSLGAVDFLVKPASDETVEQALKTAMRAVDSLRESTVRIAEAESFSSAGYLESELVSEIVFAGVDKQTLKSMITELYPDVQYGIAAVITLKSNGNAGFSGSAAVSKYREFCITAVQRQGTQGLYVPSCRRFDKLYIALLSDSYHDQDYYNDFIKILINIFSENGITASASFGSLSPDIARLPMGFIEAQNVKLPAGEIIGWFSSKMLSSEHFGSQSTQERLLCEHLEQKQFDDTHLLLEHLLNTIIEENDRTAIRIYELLVLLNRKALEKVSVSPCYPLWERLLALSDAEDKKQFALHYLQKIIDRLITDEAADNDTWPQEIVDYIKVEYKNNITLEDAARRVGFSTYYFSRLFKQQFDKSFIEYLTQMRIQNAKQLLSSPGVSVKNVCYSVGYSEPNYFARVFKRETGMSPSKFQKKALKLEECLLKRSDGRERTE; encoded by the coding sequence ATGTATAAACTGCTTATCGCCGACGACGAAGCTGTTGAGCGCGAAGCGCTTGAAGATATTACCCATGAGCTTTTCAAAGAACAGTTTGACATCGAACTTGCTGAAAACGGAAGAAGCGCCGTGGATATTGCTGAGGTATTCGCTCCCGACATCGTCATTATGGATATCAAGATGCCGAGAATGAATGGCATAGACGCCGCCAAATTGATACTTGAAAAATATCCCGATTGCAAAATAATAATGCTCACCGGCTTCACTTATTTCAATTACGCCAAGGACAGCGTGAGCCTCGGCGCTGTGGATTTTCTCGTCAAGCCCGCGAGTGACGAAACTGTGGAACAAGCCCTTAAAACCGCCATGAGGGCTGTCGATTCGCTACGTGAGTCGACTGTTCGCATTGCGGAGGCCGAGTCTTTTAGCAGCGCAGGATATCTTGAAAGCGAGCTTGTTTCAGAGATTGTATTTGCAGGCGTGGACAAGCAAACGCTCAAAAGTATGATAACCGAGCTTTATCCGGATGTTCAATATGGTATTGCAGCAGTGATAACGCTGAAATCTAACGGAAATGCCGGGTTTTCAGGTTCGGCTGCCGTTTCAAAATACCGCGAGTTTTGCATTACAGCAGTTCAGCGTCAGGGTACGCAGGGTCTTTATGTACCCTCATGTCGCAGGTTTGACAAGCTCTATATCGCGCTGCTGTCAGACAGCTATCATGATCAAGATTATTACAACGACTTTATCAAGATACTCATCAACATATTTTCTGAAAACGGCATAACGGCTAGTGCATCATTCGGCAGCCTTTCGCCCGATATTGCGCGTCTACCAATGGGCTTTATCGAAGCGCAAAACGTAAAGCTGCCAGCCGGAGAAATCATCGGTTGGTTCTCTTCTAAAATGCTCAGCTCCGAGCATTTCGGTTCGCAAAGTACGCAGGAGCGACTGTTGTGTGAGCATCTTGAGCAAAAGCAGTTCGATGATACCCACCTGCTACTAGAGCATTTGCTCAACACCATAATTGAAGAGAACGATAGAACGGCGATAAGGATATATGAGCTGCTTGTGCTGCTTAACCGCAAGGCGCTTGAAAAGGTGTCGGTATCTCCCTGCTATCCGCTGTGGGAACGGCTGCTGGCACTCTCTGACGCCGAGGATAAAAAACAGTTCGCATTACATTATTTGCAAAAGATCATCGACCGCCTGATAACTGATGAAGCCGCAGACAACGACACTTGGCCGCAAGAAATTGTCGATTACATCAAGGTGGAATACAAAAACAATATAACGCTTGAGGACGCTGCTAGAAGAGTCGGCTTCAGCACTTATTATTTCAGCCGTCTTTTTAAACAACAGTTTGATAAGTCATTTATAGAATATCTCACCCAGATGAGGATACAAAATGCAAAGCAGCTTCTTTCCTCACCGGGCGTATCAGTTAAAAACGTCTGCTACAGCGTCGGATACAGCGAGCCAAATTATTTTGCGCGTGTGTTCAAACGTGAAACCGGAATGTCGCCCTCTAAATTCCAGAAGAAGGCGCTGAAGCTTGAAGAATGCTTACTGAAACGGAGTGATGGGCGTGAACGAACCGAATAA
- a CDS encoding sensor histidine kinase encodes MSILSRYKRLSLRYKLAVVFALMIIFNTVTSLYYSRQVKTIANFNTQSQQVYYSINALSSSLETISKQVDIYVEQKRPQAYTVYSEERKKVERLIESLCSKTDTIIPESYSLRAISNTAKNFIRDCNLIFWQVNAGEVDYYITYYRMQSKSRYLSSYISAHLNLLLTQNAKNQQSMTERADLMSSLNLTFLAANALFCLLLTINFSSYIARPITALANASERISNGDFDTPDLPITNDDEVGQLTRSFNVMKASVEKSIEHLNKRAELEMELHQKELENLKMSQLLNESQYLALQSQINPHFLFNTLNVIARAAVRDTPKTTTTLIYSLADLFRYNLNHINNFSTLKDELEIVQKYIYIQKHRFGERIQYKVTGDGQCENVLIPSMLLQPLVENAIIHGIEDLEEGGAILIDARRRKNMMLLRVYDNGVGMTRECLENLCSGKMKHTGHTTGIGLTNIIKRIGLISGAGIRIKSGGHGTLICITLPLEEREEEDV; translated from the coding sequence ATGTCAATACTATCAAGATACAAGCGGTTATCGCTACGCTATAAGCTGGCGGTGGTTTTTGCTTTGATGATAATTTTTAATACCGTGACCAGCCTCTACTACTCTCGGCAGGTAAAAACGATAGCAAATTTCAATACCCAGAGTCAGCAGGTATACTACAGTATCAATGCGCTTTCCTCATCTCTTGAGACGATAAGCAAACAGGTGGACATATATGTAGAGCAAAAGCGACCGCAGGCCTATACGGTGTATTCCGAGGAGCGCAAAAAGGTAGAAAGGCTCATTGAATCCCTTTGCTCAAAGACAGATACAATCATTCCTGAAAGCTACAGCCTGCGCGCTATAAGCAACACCGCGAAAAATTTTATCCGAGACTGCAATCTGATTTTCTGGCAGGTGAACGCCGGAGAGGTTGATTATTACATCACCTATTACCGTATGCAAAGCAAGTCTAGGTATCTATCGAGCTACATAAGCGCCCACCTGAACCTGTTGTTGACGCAAAACGCCAAGAACCAACAAAGTATGACCGAGCGGGCTGATCTCATGAGTTCGCTCAACCTCACCTTTCTTGCTGCAAACGCGTTGTTCTGCCTGCTATTGACCATCAACTTTTCCAGCTACATTGCCCGCCCCATAACGGCGCTGGCAAACGCCTCTGAGCGGATAAGCAACGGCGACTTTGACACGCCTGATCTGCCCATAACTAATGATGACGAGGTGGGGCAGCTCACACGAAGCTTCAACGTCATGAAGGCAAGCGTCGAAAAATCAATAGAGCATCTCAACAAGCGCGCTGAGCTGGAGATGGAGCTGCATCAGAAGGAACTGGAAAACCTTAAAATGAGCCAATTGCTCAACGAGTCACAATATCTGGCGCTACAAAGCCAGATAAATCCACATTTTCTTTTTAACACCCTCAATGTCATTGCGCGCGCAGCAGTGCGTGATACGCCCAAAACCACAACCACGCTTATTTACAGCCTTGCCGACCTGTTTCGTTACAACCTGAATCACATCAATAACTTTTCTACACTCAAGGATGAGCTGGAGATCGTTCAAAAATATATTTACATTCAAAAGCATCGTTTCGGCGAGAGAATACAATACAAGGTGACGGGCGACGGCCAATGTGAAAACGTACTTATTCCCAGCATGCTTTTACAGCCGCTGGTGGAAAATGCAATCATCCATGGAATAGAGGATCTTGAGGAAGGCGGTGCAATATTAATCGATGCACGCCGCCGCAAAAATATGATGTTGCTACGCGTATATGATAACGGCGTAGGCATGACTCGAGAATGTCTGGAAAACCTGTGCAGTGGCAAAATGAAGCACACTGGGCACACCACCGGAATAGGCCTGACAAATATTATAAAGCGTATAGGACTGATAAGTGGTGCAGGTATCCGCATAAAATCCGGAGGTCATGGGACGCTGATATGCATTACACTACCGCTTGAAGAAAGGGAGGAAGAAGATGTATAA
- a CDS encoding TRAP transporter large permease, whose protein sequence is MFAILVILFIVFIAIGVPIAFSLGAVSLIGILSLDAIPNMVVFSKMFNGLNSFTLLAVPLFILAANLMNSGAITKRLIEVCVALVGHVRGGLAHANILISMIFAGISGSSQADTAGVGKILIPAMEEQGYDKGTAVGVTAASSTLGSIIPPSIMMVVYSGIANVGTGALFLCGMLPGLMIGLAMMSVVAVMGKKRNFPKSDRVPVKTVIKMVLESLPALLTPVILIGGIVTGMFTPTESSAFACVYALIIGLFFYRSLSIKDLPKILVDTAKQSSLSLFALATACALGELLSYYQLNVIVEKFFLNMPGGSMFFILVTVAFFLFVGTFMDSVPAMILFVPIILPSAKALGISPLILGLIIVITLALGLTTPPYGLCLLIASSISDLSIEEAFKGVLPYFLAALAVLTILVCFPNVFLVIPQTLFPAAF, encoded by the coding sequence ATGTTTGCCATTCTAGTGATTCTGTTTATTGTCTTTATCGCTATCGGCGTGCCTATAGCCTTCTCTCTTGGTGCGGTATCACTCATTGGAATTCTTTCGCTTGATGCAATACCCAATATGGTCGTGTTCTCAAAGATGTTTAACGGCCTCAACAGCTTTACGCTGCTTGCCGTCCCGCTGTTTATTCTGGCGGCCAACCTCATGAACTCCGGCGCTATCACAAAGCGGTTAATCGAAGTTTGTGTTGCGCTTGTTGGCCATGTCAGGGGTGGTCTGGCGCACGCCAACATACTTATCTCGATGATTTTCGCCGGAATCTCCGGTTCTTCTCAGGCGGATACTGCCGGTGTTGGAAAGATTCTTATTCCCGCCATGGAGGAACAGGGCTATGACAAGGGTACGGCGGTTGGTGTTACCGCAGCCTCCTCCACACTTGGTTCAATCATCCCACCAAGCATCATGATGGTGGTCTATTCTGGCATAGCAAACGTTGGCACCGGCGCTTTGTTCCTGTGCGGCATGCTCCCCGGATTAATGATAGGCCTTGCCATGATGAGCGTCGTTGCAGTCATGGGTAAAAAGCGCAACTTCCCCAAATCGGATCGTGTACCTGTTAAAACCGTTATCAAAATGGTACTGGAGTCGCTGCCTGCACTCCTTACACCCGTTATCCTTATCGGTGGCATTGTAACCGGCATGTTTACGCCAACCGAATCTTCCGCTTTTGCGTGCGTTTATGCTCTTATCATTGGCCTGTTCTTCTATCGCTCGCTAAGCATTAAGGATTTGCCCAAAATTCTCGTCGATACTGCGAAGCAGTCCTCGCTTTCGCTGTTTGCTCTCGCTACAGCCTGCGCACTTGGTGAGCTTTTGAGCTACTATCAGCTCAATGTAATCGTTGAGAAGTTCTTCCTCAATATGCCCGGCGGCAGCATGTTTTTCATTCTTGTAACGGTGGCCTTCTTCCTGTTCGTAGGAACATTTATGGACTCCGTTCCCGCCATGATATTGTTTGTGCCGATCATCCTTCCCTCTGCCAAGGCACTTGGAATAAGCCCCCTCATTTTGGGCCTTATCATCGTCATCACGCTTGCGCTCGGCCTCACCACCCCGCCATATGGTCTTTGCCTGCTCATTGCCTCATCAATTAGCGACTTGAGCATAGAGGAAGCCTTTAAGGGTGTGCTGCCGTATTTTCTTGCAGCATTGGCGGTTCTTACCATTTTGGTTTGCTTCCCCAACGTTTTCCTTGTGATACCCCAAACTCTCTTTCCAGCAGCATTTTAA
- a CDS encoding TRAP transporter small permease subunit, whose product MKRSIDILQKVEVFFCSVALGIFLIAVIAQMLTRYLGISALWTEDVSMYSFIISVFLGAAAMVRDDKHFAFTALEDKITNPTKRAALNIVILLVMLGFCVFMFYYGTLLTKKFWNYKWVSIPAFKRGPTWLCVPVSAFTMVVYILEKLYINIKIIRKGGEA is encoded by the coding sequence ATGAAAAGATCTATCGACATTTTACAAAAAGTCGAAGTGTTTTTCTGCTCGGTAGCATTGGGTATATTTCTTATAGCGGTAATAGCGCAGATGCTAACCCGCTACCTGGGTATCAGCGCCCTTTGGACCGAGGATGTTTCAATGTATTCCTTCATCATATCTGTGTTCCTTGGCGCTGCCGCCATGGTCAGAGATGACAAACACTTCGCATTCACAGCGCTTGAAGACAAGATTACCAATCCAACAAAGAGAGCGGCACTTAACATTGTTATTCTTCTTGTCATGCTCGGGTTTTGCGTATTCATGTTCTATTATGGGACGCTGCTCACCAAAAAGTTCTGGAACTATAAGTGGGTGAGCATCCCCGCGTTCAAGCGCGGACCCACATGGCTGTGTGTTCCCGTAAGCGCGTTTACCATGGTAGTTTATATCCTTGAAAAGCTGTATATCAATATTAAAATTATCAGGAAAGGAGGCGAGGCATAA
- a CDS encoding TRAP transporter substrate-binding protein translates to MKKFIAVLLSSALALTLFAGCGSSTKSNASSSAAPAESSAAASETPTLNFIIASNQTSAENPYHFGLAKFKEVAESVSGGKITVTCHDGTLGENENELIEKLNMGACQMVVASPGFMTAIGVPEVDMLSLLYLFDDFDHWEASLDGEFGNAMRDVILEKTNKDFRIMGYWSAGVRDYYGKKAIKTPADVKGITIRTQTSGVVSDFWKQCGAIPTQVAWGELYQALEQGVVDSAENDYTNFMLKDHHKTTNGKYVGETHHDFTTRLFLMDGNFYESLTDEQKGWIDEAAAAATAEERNVTYAMMGESKAKVIADGGVVTEFKDMDIEAFKAIAIPIQDKFAADNGMEDYLKMVRDAARS, encoded by the coding sequence ATGAAAAAGTTCATCGCAGTTCTCCTTTCGTCTGCACTTGCACTGACGCTTTTTGCAGGCTGTGGCAGTTCTACAAAGTCAAACGCATCGTCCTCCGCTGCTCCCGCGGAAAGCAGTGCGGCCGCTTCTGAGACCCCCACCCTCAACTTTATAATCGCCTCAAACCAAACCTCTGCCGAAAACCCCTATCACTTCGGCCTTGCAAAGTTTAAGGAAGTCGCCGAGAGTGTTTCTGGCGGCAAAATTACCGTTACCTGCCATGATGGTACACTCGGTGAGAACGAGAACGAGCTTATTGAGAAGCTGAACATGGGCGCCTGCCAGATGGTTGTTGCTTCCCCTGGTTTCATGACCGCCATTGGCGTTCCCGAAGTTGATATGCTCTCCCTTCTCTATCTGTTCGATGACTTTGACCACTGGGAGGCTTCCCTCGACGGTGAGTTCGGCAACGCAATGCGTGACGTTATTCTCGAAAAGACCAACAAGGATTTCCGCATCATGGGCTACTGGTCTGCCGGCGTTCGTGATTACTACGGCAAAAAGGCTATAAAGACCCCCGCCGATGTGAAGGGTATCACCATTCGTACCCAGACCTCCGGTGTTGTAAGTGATTTCTGGAAACAGTGTGGCGCTATCCCCACCCAGGTGGCATGGGGCGAGCTTTATCAGGCACTTGAGCAGGGCGTTGTAGACTCTGCTGAGAACGACTACACTAACTTCATGCTCAAGGATCATCACAAAACTACCAATGGTAAGTATGTCGGTGAGACTCACCATGACTTTACCACCCGCCTCTTCCTTATGGATGGCAACTTCTATGAGAGTCTGACCGACGAGCAGAAGGGCTGGATTGACGAAGCAGCTGCTGCGGCCACTGCCGAAGAGCGCAATGTTACCTACGCTATGATGGGTGAGTCCAAGGCTAAGGTCATCGCTGACGGCGGCGTTGTCACCGAGTTCAAGGATATGGACATTGAAGCGTTCAAGGCGATTGCTATTCCGATTCAGGATAAGTTCGCTGCCGACAACGGCATGGAAGATTACCTGAAGATGGTTCGCGACGCTGCCCGTTCGTAA
- a CDS encoding iron dependent repressor, metal binding and dimerization domain protein translates to MDKTSGFYTMKGYQLNTQIELTTAMEDYLEMIYRITLGNNRIKVSNLSKRLHVKPSSVTKMLQQLSHAEYIHTEKYGDITLTEKGQKMGEYLLYRHDVIHRFLCALNASENELEQVEKIEHFLDRTTVNNLALLIKRLVKEDK, encoded by the coding sequence ATGGATAAAACAAGCGGATTTTATACAATGAAAGGCTATCAGCTTAATACACAGATTGAGCTGACAACCGCAATGGAAGATTATCTTGAAATGATTTATCGTATAACGCTGGGTAATAACCGCATAAAGGTTAGCAATTTATCAAAACGTCTTCATGTAAAGCCGTCCTCGGTGACTAAGATGCTACAGCAGCTAAGCCACGCCGAATATATTCACACCGAAAAATATGGAGACATCACTTTAACTGAAAAGGGACAGAAGATGGGGGAATATCTCCTTTATCGTCACGATGTCATACACCGTTTTTTATGTGCGCTCAATGCTTCTGAAAATGAACTTGAGCAGGTTGAAAAAATTGAGCATTTTCTAGACCGAACGACTGTTAATAATCTTGCTTTGCTAATCAAACGGTTGGTAAAAGAAGATAAATAA
- a CDS encoding FeoA family protein: MNQINSLIDLIPGQHATVRELRSAGSMRRRLLDIGLIENTEIECIGRSPGGDPSAFLIRGAVIAIRSEDCHNILIQPC, encoded by the coding sequence ATGAACCAGATTAACAGTCTCATCGACTTAATCCCGGGGCAGCATGCTACTGTGCGTGAATTGCGTTCAGCCGGCAGCATGCGACGTCGGTTACTGGATATTGGACTAATTGAAAATACCGAGATCGAGTGTATCGGCCGAAGCCCAGGTGGCGACCCCTCTGCTTTTTTAATTCGCGGCGCAGTAATTGCCATACGCTCGGAGGATTGTCACAATATTTTAATTCAGCCTTGTTAG